A genome region from Lactobacillus sp. ESL0791 includes the following:
- a CDS encoding MFS transporter: MNIFLKNKNYRKFTIASWLSSAGNILFYLALMTYASKLKNYALALSLISITEAIPDLLQSVSGYFADRTKNKFKTIVLLAIIRFVMYMLVGVLFVTNIAGWNLVLLVICINFISDVAGMYSGGLQSPLIVGLVGENDVGEAEGFTNGISQLITMGAQFVGSALLLFMSYSSLAIVNALTFLIAGLIFANIAKNIKKAAINKELQTVNDQGFFATFKSSFKQARQAHGLLTVTLVVALLNGILYALEPLISISFAANKNMLIGTYSFTIAIFGAVVSIGTALGSAVGTKLLKSTSLFVIVLLDTLASVLMLGAMLGKNTIACLIFGAILGFFAGTAGPKLFQWGVQSVDRKILASTMGALSTILAIAGPLTNAIFSSIAGTAGLNYALYGLIILSIIVFAITLYVMIKTKQATVKTAQDKQVQPAE, from the coding sequence ATGAACATCTTTTTAAAGAATAAAAATTATCGCAAGTTTACAATTGCTAGCTGGCTATCCAGTGCAGGAAACATTTTATTTTATCTAGCATTAATGACCTATGCCAGCAAACTGAAAAATTATGCCTTGGCACTTTCACTAATTTCAATTACCGAGGCAATTCCTGATCTGTTACAAAGCGTGAGTGGTTACTTTGCCGACCGTACTAAAAACAAATTCAAAACCATCGTTTTATTAGCAATCATCAGGTTTGTAATGTACATGCTCGTTGGCGTGCTTTTTGTAACCAACATCGCAGGGTGGAACCTTGTATTGCTGGTAATCTGTATTAATTTTATTTCGGATGTTGCTGGCATGTATTCTGGCGGCTTACAGTCACCGTTAATTGTCGGTTTAGTAGGTGAAAATGATGTTGGTGAAGCCGAAGGTTTTACCAATGGGATTTCACAATTAATTACAATGGGTGCCCAATTCGTTGGTTCAGCCTTATTATTATTCATGTCATATTCATCTTTAGCCATTGTTAATGCGTTAACCTTCCTTATAGCAGGTTTAATCTTTGCCAATATTGCTAAAAATATTAAAAAAGCGGCGATTAATAAAGAATTACAAACCGTTAATGACCAAGGCTTTTTTGCCACCTTTAAATCTTCATTTAAACAGGCCAGACAAGCTCATGGCTTGCTAACAGTTACGCTAGTGGTTGCATTACTGAACGGTATTTTATATGCACTAGAGCCACTAATTTCCATATCTTTTGCGGCCAATAAGAATATGTTAATCGGCACTTATAGTTTTACCATCGCTATCTTTGGCGCTGTCGTTTCCATCGGCACAGCTCTTGGAAGTGCAGTCGGCACCAAACTACTAAAAAGCACTTCCTTATTTGTCATTGTCTTGCTTGACACGCTTGCCAGTGTACTTATGCTGGGAGCAATGCTGGGTAAAAACACTATTGCTTGTTTAATCTTCGGCGCAATTCTCGGCTTCTTTGCTGGTACTGCTGGACCCAAACTATTTCAGTGGGGAGTACAATCAGTTGATCGGAAAATTTTAGCTTCTACCATGGGAGCACTAAGTACTATTCTTGCCATTGCTGGCCCGTTAACAAATGCAATCTTTTCAAGTATTGCTGGTACCGCTGGACTTAACTATGCTTTATACGGCCTGATTATCCTCAGTATCATTGTTTTTGCTATTACTCTGTACGTCATGATAAAAACCAAACAAGCTACTGTCAAAACTGCACAAGATAAACAAGTTCAACCTGCAGAATAA
- a CDS encoding helix-turn-helix domain-containing protein: MTIGELLKNYRIGQKKTQKEWAGDVISSSFYAKVEKNLSRISADDLVNLLYANKIPLIAFFGKLNQQEQSIHNQEQEIIRLANEAYYQNSLKDLQQIRNVIKKSDFPDKDDKLLFVDIYIALVSGNKLDTETVKKVKDRIFSVPDFNVDTLTLYCDFMEFYDLDSNLVISKRVIKQFLGSSSKEVQELLLTIITNMMILCIQNNKFEEADFFINSEQQIRTNPDLFFRKMIAPAFADIIKYHYDHNQKHLDEVETIVKGVQIAGMPSYAKDIEELMNANK, translated from the coding sequence ATGACGATTGGTGAATTGCTAAAGAATTATCGTATCGGGCAAAAGAAAACGCAGAAAGAATGGGCTGGTGATGTGATAAGTTCATCATTTTATGCCAAGGTTGAAAAAAATTTGAGTAGAATTTCTGCGGATGATCTAGTCAATCTGTTATATGCTAATAAAATTCCATTAATAGCATTTTTTGGCAAATTAAATCAGCAGGAGCAATCAATTCATAATCAAGAACAAGAAATAATTAGGTTGGCTAATGAAGCCTACTACCAAAATTCTCTAAAAGATTTGCAACAAATTCGTAATGTAATTAAGAAAAGTGATTTTCCAGATAAAGACGATAAATTGTTATTTGTTGATATATATATAGCGCTGGTAAGTGGGAATAAATTAGATACTGAAACAGTTAAAAAAGTAAAGGATAGAATTTTTAGTGTCCCTGACTTTAATGTTGATACTCTAACCCTATATTGTGATTTTATGGAGTTTTACGATTTAGACAGTAATTTAGTAATTTCTAAGCGAGTAATTAAGCAGTTTCTCGGTTCTAGTAGTAAAGAAGTTCAAGAATTACTTTTAACGATAATTACCAATATGATGATTTTATGTATTCAGAACAACAAGTTCGAAGAAGCAGACTTTTTTATTAATAGTGAACAGCAGATCAGGACCAATCCAGACTTGTTTTTTCGCAAAATGATTGCTCCAGCTTTCGCAGATATAATTAAGTATCATTATGACCATAATCAAAAACATCTTGATGAAGTAGAAACAATAGTTAAAGGTGTGCAAATAGCAGGAATGCCAAGTTATGCTAAAGATATAGAAGAATTGATGAACGCAAATAAATAA
- a CDS encoding TraX family protein, with product MQLTKKLRGFSTFDLKIIGIVLMVVDHVHQMFQPMGAPSWLDWFGRPVATIFFFTSVVGFSHTHDKKKYMERLYISMVLMSLLTWILEKTVHFEQVVLINNIFRDLFVGTMFMAGVDQFAAAKNGDKAKHISWGILWFALPFIFSAISMIFVTVLPLPQIIKQITVGILPAILLAENSLMVLLIPLLYVFRDNKKIQCLLIALVAMLYGLKGSTQWMMIFAIIPIWFYNGEKGPGMKYFFYIFYPAHIALLYCLADFLYKTMH from the coding sequence ATGCAGCTTACTAAAAAACTACGTGGTTTTTCAACTTTTGACTTAAAAATTATTGGAATTGTGCTAATGGTAGTTGACCATGTTCACCAAATGTTTCAGCCAATGGGTGCACCATCTTGGCTGGATTGGTTTGGCCGACCTGTTGCCACGATTTTCTTTTTCACAAGTGTAGTGGGCTTTAGCCACACGCATGATAAAAAGAAATATATGGAACGTTTATACATTTCCATGGTGCTGATGTCACTTTTGACTTGGATTCTGGAAAAAACGGTCCATTTTGAGCAAGTGGTTTTAATCAATAATATCTTCCGCGATTTGTTTGTCGGAACAATGTTTATGGCAGGAGTTGATCAGTTTGCTGCTGCCAAAAATGGTGATAAGGCCAAGCATATTTCTTGGGGAATTTTATGGTTTGCATTACCGTTTATTTTTTCAGCTATTTCCATGATTTTTGTTACTGTGCTGCCACTGCCACAAATTATTAAACAAATTACGGTTGGCATCCTGCCCGCGATTTTATTAGCCGAAAATAGTTTGATGGTATTACTGATACCGCTATTGTACGTGTTTAGAGATAATAAAAAAATTCAATGTTTACTGATTGCGCTAGTGGCAATGCTTTATGGCCTAAAGGGCTCAACTCAGTGGATGATGATTTTTGCGATTATTCCCATTTGGTTTTATAACGGTGAAAAGGGTCCAGGCATGAAATATTTCTTTTATATTTTTTACCCGGCGCATATTGCCCTTTTATATTGCTTAGCTGACTTTCTGTATAAGACGATGCATTAG
- a CDS encoding MerR family transcriptional regulator, with protein MKEKYSIQQFSEKFNLAPSTLRYYEEEGLIKPHRLANRQRYYDEDDANWMRFLLHLKNTGMSIADLKKYVAWRAQGDTTIPQRLQLLKKTQQKFLKQISDQQYHLQILNDKIAWYEGKENGKIADSESFSNYLKRIKHQK; from the coding sequence ATGAAAGAAAAATACAGTATTCAGCAATTCAGCGAGAAATTTAATTTAGCGCCATCAACTCTGCGCTATTATGAAGAGGAGGGCTTAATCAAACCTCATCGTTTGGCTAACCGGCAGCGCTATTATGATGAAGATGATGCCAACTGGATGAGATTTTTACTGCATCTAAAAAATACGGGAATGAGTATTGCTGATCTGAAAAAATATGTTGCTTGGCGTGCCCAAGGCGATACAACCATTCCGCAACGCTTGCAACTGCTCAAAAAGACACAGCAAAAGTTTTTAAAGCAAATTTCTGACCAGCAATATCATTTACAAATCTTAAACGATAAAATTGCTTGGTATGAAGGCAAAGAAAATGGAAAAATTGCTGATTCCGAGAGTTTCAGCAATTATCTAAAACGGATCAAGCATCAAAAATAG
- a CDS encoding carboxymuconolactone decarboxylase family protein, with the protein MVKKQTAGRKNLGNFAPQFAALNDDVLFGQVWAKENELSAHDRSLITIAALMAMGNTEQIDAHLNIGKTNGITKEEIVAEITHLAFYVGWPKAWSTFNRAKEIWQDKDEEVEQPGIFATGAKNTAYDQYFVGQSYNNSLVKPEKNGSSVPVNNVTFEPGCYNHWHIHHGGSQVLLAIGGRGWYQEWGKDPQELTPGSVVVVHDGIKHWHGAAKDSWFSHLAITTGKTEWLEPVNPEEYEQLP; encoded by the coding sequence ATGGTAAAAAAACAAACAGCAGGTAGAAAAAACTTGGGCAATTTTGCTCCACAATTTGCTGCATTAAACGATGATGTCTTATTTGGGCAGGTCTGGGCAAAAGAAAATGAATTGTCAGCACATGACCGGTCTCTAATCACCATTGCTGCCTTGATGGCAATGGGTAATACCGAACAGATTGACGCGCACTTAAACATTGGTAAAACTAATGGTATCACCAAAGAAGAAATAGTTGCAGAAATTACTCACCTAGCATTTTATGTTGGCTGGCCTAAAGCGTGGTCAACCTTTAACCGTGCTAAAGAAATTTGGCAAGATAAAGATGAAGAAGTGGAGCAGCCGGGAATTTTTGCTACTGGAGCTAAAAACACAGCGTATGATCAATATTTTGTCGGTCAAAGCTACAATAATTCGTTGGTTAAACCAGAGAAAAACGGCAGCAGTGTTCCGGTTAATAATGTGACCTTTGAACCGGGATGCTATAACCATTGGCACATTCATCATGGTGGCAGCCAAGTTTTGCTGGCAATTGGCGGTCGGGGCTGGTATCAGGAGTGGGGAAAAGACCCGCAAGAGTTGACCCCAGGCTCAGTGGTTGTAGTTCACGATGGGATTAAACACTGGCATGGTGCCGCTAAAGACAGCTGGTTCAGTCACCTGGCTATTACAACAGGCAAAACAGAGTGGCTGGAGCCGGTGAATCCAGAGGAATATGAGCAGCTGCCATAA
- a CDS encoding SDR family oxidoreductase, whose product MAIKDKVIIITGASSGIGAATAKLLAQKGAKVVLAARREDKLQVLTKEITSKGGQASYQVTDVTSKTANEVLVQSALKKYGRVDTIFLNAGLMPSSRLSTLKTDEWDKMVDVNFKGVLNGIAAILPIFLKQNSGQIVVTSSVAGLKPYLNSGVYGATKHAIRDLMEVLRMEAATDGNNIRTTTIYPAAIQTELLDTVSDKQAAKALHKTYNNYQISPERIANAVAFAIDQPEDTDISELTIGPTKQPW is encoded by the coding sequence ATGGCAATAAAAGATAAGGTAATTATTATTACGGGTGCATCATCTGGTATTGGTGCGGCAACTGCAAAATTATTAGCACAAAAAGGAGCTAAAGTGGTTTTGGCGGCCAGGCGCGAAGATAAGTTGCAGGTGCTGACAAAAGAAATCACCAGCAAGGGTGGACAAGCAAGCTATCAGGTAACAGATGTTACAAGTAAGACAGCTAATGAAGTGTTGGTTCAATCTGCATTGAAAAAATATGGACGTGTTGATACCATTTTTCTAAACGCAGGTTTAATGCCCAGCTCACGGTTGTCGACCTTGAAAACTGATGAATGGGATAAGATGGTTGATGTTAATTTCAAGGGTGTCTTAAACGGAATTGCTGCAATTTTGCCCATTTTTTTAAAACAAAATTCTGGACAAATTGTTGTTACATCATCTGTGGCCGGATTAAAGCCATACTTAAATTCCGGCGTTTACGGAGCGACAAAGCATGCAATTCGCGACTTAATGGAAGTGCTGCGCATGGAAGCGGCAACTGATGGCAATAACATTCGAACAACGACAATTTATCCTGCTGCCATTCAAACGGAATTGTTGGACACGGTTTCTGATAAACAGGCAGCTAAAGCCCTGCATAAAACCTATAATAATTACCAGATTAGTCCTGAAAGAATTGCTAATGCTGTGGCTTTTGCGATTGACCAGCCAGAAGATACCGACATTAGTGAACTTACAATTGGGCCAACGAAACAGCCTTGGTAG
- a CDS encoding EXLDI protein, with the protein MKLHEFGEKLIAARKALNMTQTEVADKLFVSCQAVSNWERGLSLPDLEKLPQLCKILKLNVNDLLIDSDNEDVKRQNIALEAKLDFDEIINLAPFLETEDVVRLAANSRTKHELSSEQLYQLGPFMSGDAFDHLVNEYLDDGGHVAAYSRLAPFVHRSTLRRVIRLANNDYENYRLDVGMGTEHQYKSFAGKKLFSDTQLSADHTLIRYRKVFLTDKGEWLYYEKQIENYNLWDESPDNAHVPGSDSNLVRKNFKSLSSIEELIPYIGKNNTENLKAEKSKDEV; encoded by the coding sequence ATGAAACTGCATGAATTTGGTGAGAAGTTAATCGCCGCAAGAAAAGCCCTAAATATGACACAAACAGAGGTTGCTGATAAATTGTTTGTCAGTTGCCAAGCCGTCAGCAACTGGGAACGCGGATTATCGCTGCCGGATCTTGAAAAGCTACCGCAATTGTGTAAGATTTTAAAATTAAATGTTAATGACTTGTTAATCGACAGTGACAATGAGGATGTTAAGCGGCAAAACATTGCTCTTGAAGCAAAGCTGGATTTTGATGAGATTATCAATCTGGCACCGTTTTTAGAAACGGAAGATGTTGTTCGCTTAGCTGCTAATTCGCGTACTAAGCATGAGTTAAGTTCGGAGCAGCTGTATCAGTTGGGCCCGTTTATGAGTGGGGATGCATTTGACCATTTGGTCAATGAATACTTAGATGATGGTGGACATGTAGCGGCTTATTCAAGGCTGGCGCCATTTGTTCATCGTTCAACTTTGCGGAGGGTGATTAGGCTGGCTAACAATGATTACGAAAATTATCGGCTTGATGTTGGAATGGGTACAGAGCATCAATATAAATCTTTTGCTGGCAAAAAGCTATTCTCTGATACGCAGCTAAGTGCCGATCATACCTTAATTAGATATCGCAAGGTTTTTCTCACAGATAAGGGCGAGTGGTTATATTATGAGAAGCAGATTGAAAATTATAACTTGTGGGATGAAAGCCCTGATAATGCCCATGTTCCAGGTAGTGATTCTAACTTGGTTAGAAAGAATTTTAAAAGCTTATCTTCGATTGAAGAATTAATTCCATACATAGGTAAAAACAACACAGAAAACTTGAAAGCTGAAAAGAGTAAAGATGAAGTATAA
- a CDS encoding CPBP family intramembrane glutamic endopeptidase — translation MKNIKTKSGSANNIWVVVVTIIIYLAALMTSKLLSFFSNSNVFITETVLYLVLLVVMLVFNKKVVKLTLFVANWHFPFSVWLIWLLDILKTLLMPGILLGIALGLGGRFGSGIDKGKIVLVLVMLLSIVLFEEITVHGILLPSLVKVLQQHKHCLLVALLINVLVFGFAHLFDPILVPMLIPSKSIVVAIFHAIETAASGLILGAIYLRSKNLVLPVLLQFILYPIEYFLLGTTHSAELKILPLILYVLLCICAAVYLIRRIKPQEWLNSAGA, via the coding sequence ATGAAAAATATTAAAACCAAATCGGGAAGCGCAAATAATATTTGGGTAGTAGTTGTTACGATCATAATTTATTTGGCTGCCCTAATGACCAGTAAACTGCTTTCTTTTTTTAGCAATAGCAATGTTTTTATTACGGAAACGGTGTTGTATCTTGTTTTGCTTGTTGTCATGTTAGTATTCAATAAAAAGGTTGTAAAATTGACTTTGTTTGTTGCAAATTGGCATTTTCCGTTTAGTGTTTGGTTGATTTGGCTGTTAGATATTTTGAAGACCTTGCTTATGCCGGGAATATTATTAGGAATTGCCTTGGGTTTAGGGGGAAGGTTTGGCTCCGGAATTGATAAGGGGAAAATAGTATTAGTGTTAGTAATGCTTCTCAGCATTGTGTTATTTGAGGAAATAACTGTGCACGGCATTCTATTACCTAGTTTGGTTAAAGTTTTGCAACAGCATAAGCATTGCCTTCTCGTAGCGCTTCTTATTAATGTGCTGGTTTTTGGCTTTGCCCATTTGTTTGACCCTATTCTTGTTCCCATGCTTATACCAAGTAAATCAATTGTGGTAGCAATATTTCATGCAATTGAAACTGCAGCCAGCGGCTTGATCTTGGGTGCAATTTATTTGCGGTCCAAAAATCTTGTTTTGCCGGTGCTGCTGCAATTCATCTTGTATCCGATAGAGTATTTTTTGCTCGGAACAACTCACAGTGCGGAGCTAAAAATTTTGCCGCTAATTTTATACGTTCTCTTATGTATTTGTGCTGCGGTATATTTAATTAGGAGAATTAAGCCGCAGGAATGGCTGAATTCTGCTGGTGCTTGA
- a CDS encoding alpha/beta fold hydrolase gives MEQKYQETTIGKIEYTMRKGTPLVVFLNSFGSFDTAQSFSTVIRKLPADYGVFAPDYLNTGFSGKSLKPYTLTDEAIEIAKIINSFNAERVIIVAHSLGGVYAFQMRNKVKNLSALVEIEPTTREIILNPPQEKSYLEKKNAAVSEEFIHNKINTLFPETEATEFWQTTDENSAKFDEAASQNAMAAMENDEFWQGNDKSNADLPVIIFTETYRKDEYRRSEYFNDNPQSKIIPLGSFHYLHWEYPKEVANAIIDLSK, from the coding sequence ATGGAACAGAAATATCAAGAAACTACGATTGGTAAGATTGAATATACTATGCGGAAAGGGACTCCCTTGGTGGTCTTTCTTAATAGTTTTGGCAGTTTTGATACTGCTCAGAGTTTTAGCACGGTAATTAGGAAATTACCAGCTGATTATGGTGTTTTTGCACCAGATTATCTGAATACTGGTTTTAGCGGTAAGTCGCTTAAGCCGTATACTTTGACGGATGAAGCAATCGAAATTGCTAAAATAATAAACAGTTTTAATGCTGAGAGAGTCATTATTGTGGCACATAGCCTTGGCGGTGTTTATGCATTCCAAATGCGGAATAAAGTTAAAAATTTATCGGCTTTGGTAGAAATTGAGCCCACGACAAGGGAAATTATTTTGAATCCGCCACAAGAAAAGTCATATCTTGAAAAGAAAAATGCTGCTGTCAGTGAAGAGTTTATTCATAATAAAATAAATACATTATTTCCTGAGACAGAAGCCACGGAATTTTGGCAAACGACCGATGAAAACAGTGCTAAGTTTGATGAAGCTGCTAGCCAAAATGCAATGGCAGCCATGGAAAATGATGAATTTTGGCAGGGAAATGACAAATCTAATGCTGATCTTCCTGTGATTATTTTTACGGAAACCTATCGGAAGGACGAATATAGGCGCTCGGAATATTTTAATGACAATCCTCAATCTAAAATTATTCCGCTGGGTTCCTTTCATTATCTGCATTGGGAATACCCTAAGGAAGTTGCTAATGCGATTATTGATTTGTCTAAATAA
- a CDS encoding NAD(P)-dependent oxidoreductase → MKIGFIGTGVMGNAVCLNLLKADHQLWVYNRTKAKTDNLVAKGAVWCANPKEVVGHADLIFTMVGFPSDVEQVYFKENGILTTGVKGKYLVDLTTSKPTLAQKIYDEGQKLGAKVLDAPVSGGDLGAKNGTLTIMVGGDEATFNELKPVFADFGKLAQYFGPAGSGQNTKMANQIMIAGTMTGMTEMLVYAQKADLNLEAVLKTVGGGSAANWSLSNYGPRILKGDYTPGFFSKHFLKDLRIALDTAKEMKVELPATTEAKKLYEILVDEKKLGDLGTQGLIKLWWN, encoded by the coding sequence ATGAAGATTGGTTTCATTGGTACCGGCGTTATGGGCAATGCCGTATGTTTAAATTTGTTAAAGGCTGATCACCAATTGTGGGTTTATAACCGCACTAAGGCCAAAACCGATAACTTGGTTGCTAAAGGTGCCGTTTGGTGTGCCAATCCCAAGGAAGTGGTTGGACATGCTGACTTGATTTTTACCATGGTGGGTTTTCCCAGCGATGTCGAGCAGGTTTATTTTAAAGAGAATGGTATTTTAACGACTGGTGTCAAAGGCAAATATCTGGTGGATCTGACGACGTCTAAACCGACTTTGGCACAAAAGATTTATGATGAAGGTCAAAAGTTAGGTGCGAAAGTTTTGGATGCGCCTGTTTCTGGTGGTGATTTGGGTGCCAAAAACGGCACACTGACAATTATGGTTGGTGGGGATGAAGCTACTTTTAATGAGTTAAAACCAGTCTTTGCGGATTTTGGCAAGTTAGCCCAGTATTTTGGTCCTGCTGGCAGCGGGCAGAATACCAAGATGGCCAACCAAATTATGATTGCTGGTACCATGACAGGGATGACCGAGATGCTTGTTTATGCGCAAAAAGCGGATTTGAATCTAGAGGCAGTTTTAAAAACAGTTGGCGGCGGCAGTGCGGCTAACTGGAGCTTAAGCAATTACGGCCCGCGGATTTTAAAGGGTGACTATACCCCAGGCTTTTTTAGTAAGCACTTTTTGAAGGATTTGCGAATTGCTCTTGATACGGCTAAAGAGATGAAGGTTGAACTGCCGGCAACCACGGAAGCGAAGAAGCTGTATGAAATTTTGGTTGATGAGAAGAAACTGGGCGATTTGGGTACACAGGGCTTGATTAAACTGTGGTGGAACTAA